One segment of Aquimarina sp. BL5 DNA contains the following:
- a CDS encoding DUF6252 family protein, which produces MRKIIKLTFLTILLCFIGCSSDEDGVNIQQKVLKADVNGVTMDFGDTSDEITFATATLWDNKRLNIRGQGDNTSLILTIGESFLEDRVQEGTYKIGTVQDNLETNIFYLDINDTNSGNGPYYLDIYGCNVLSNSLIGEINISRLDTENKIVSGTFNGVLFRWIDITTGELKNVELNNGVFSIPYIDESEDLNADRNLISARINGYRFVSDDPGSPESVRSISSGVDKIRINGYDNNFGRINISVLSSVESGNDYLYRPDGSFESLGVHFQNRINIPEGLLSNNPNQSNDSYISIINHDKDANIIEGNFYIENSEIEGRTIVDGYFKVNYVDSVD; this is translated from the coding sequence ATGAGAAAAATAATAAAGCTTACTTTTTTAACAATCTTACTATGTTTTATTGGGTGTTCATCTGATGAGGATGGAGTAAATATTCAGCAAAAAGTTTTAAAAGCAGATGTAAACGGTGTTACTATGGATTTTGGAGATACCTCAGATGAAATAACCTTTGCTACTGCAACGCTTTGGGATAATAAAAGATTAAATATAAGGGGGCAGGGAGATAATACTAGTTTGATATTGACTATTGGAGAATCGTTTCTGGAAGATAGAGTTCAAGAGGGTACATATAAAATCGGAACAGTGCAAGATAATTTAGAAACGAACATTTTCTATTTAGATATAAATGATACAAACTCTGGTAATGGTCCTTATTATTTGGATATTTATGGTTGTAATGTTTTAAGTAATAGTCTGATAGGTGAAATTAATATTTCAAGATTAGATACAGAAAATAAAATTGTCTCAGGAACCTTTAATGGAGTCTTGTTTAGGTGGATTGATATAACTACAGGAGAGTTGAAAAATGTTGAGTTAAATAATGGTGTCTTTTCGATTCCATATATAGATGAAAGTGAAGACCTTAATGCCGACAGGAATTTGATATCAGCGCGAATTAATGGATATCGTTTTGTGTCTGATGATCCAGGTTCTCCTGAATCTGTTCGGTCAATATCTTCTGGGGTAGATAAAATCAGAATTAATGGATATGACAATAACTTTGGACGAATAAATATATCTGTACTTTCTAGTGTAGAATCGGGAAATGATTATTTATATAGACCAGATGGAAGCTTTGAATCTTTAGGAGTGCATTTTCAGAATAGAATTAATATTCCCGAAGGTTTGCTGTCCAATAACCCTAATCAGTCTAATGATTCTTATATTTCTATAATTAATCACGATAAGGATGCTAATATTATTGAAGGAAATTTTTATATAGAGAACTCTGAAATTGAAGGAAGAACAATTGTTGATGGATATTTTAAGGTAAATTATGTTGACTCAGTGGATTAA
- a CDS encoding peptidase → MFNAEIKSAPDEDICILIKVDNHQFNYIVDCGEAKSLGVKECMNTNALFISHTHIDHFVNFDTILRHQIGVQRKIVVTGPKGITDQIQNRIKSYCWNLIDKDAITYEVREILKDGEYKSTILRPPMWEKEEENVVAKTTVFEEKRFVVEYEILDHKTDTIAYLFKAQDKTKIELRDGLKGGKWVRELKDAYEAADEEKTIEIEEKAYKAKELFHLIHLEKGKKLGVILDHAANEQNHSKIKRKFTGCDEVYIECFYKDEDKEFAEKNYHSYALKSGEIMKACGIENAIPVHFSRKYEEQDIIELIEQFEKAKN, encoded by the coding sequence ATGTTCAATGCAGAGATTAAAAGCGCACCAGATGAAGATATCTGTATCCTTATAAAAGTTGATAATCATCAGTTTAACTATATCGTTGATTGTGGTGAGGCAAAAAGTTTAGGTGTAAAAGAATGCATGAATACAAATGCACTCTTTATAAGTCATACACATATCGATCATTTTGTGAATTTTGATACGATTCTGAGACATCAGATCGGTGTTCAGAGAAAAATTGTTGTTACAGGCCCCAAAGGAATTACAGATCAGATTCAAAACAGAATCAAGAGTTATTGCTGGAATCTTATTGATAAAGATGCAATAACATATGAAGTAAGAGAGATTCTAAAAGATGGAGAATACAAATCCACAATTTTACGTCCTCCGATGTGGGAGAAAGAAGAAGAAAATGTAGTTGCAAAAACTACTGTATTTGAAGAAAAACGATTTGTAGTTGAATATGAAATTCTCGATCATAAGACAGATACGATTGCATATTTGTTTAAAGCTCAGGATAAAACTAAAATTGAACTCAGAGATGGTTTAAAAGGGGGGAAGTGGGTGCGAGAACTAAAAGATGCTTATGAGGCAGCTGATGAAGAAAAAACTATAGAAATTGAAGAAAAAGCTTATAAGGCCAAAGAGTTATTTCATTTGATTCATTTAGAAAAGGGTAAGAAGCTGGGAGTTATTCTGGATCATGCAGCTAATGAACAAAACCATTCCAAAATCAAAAGAAAGTTTACAGGATGCGATGAGGTATATATCGAATGTTTTTATAAAGATGAGGATAAAGAATTTGCAGAAAAAAACTATCATTCTTATGCCTTAAAATCTGGAGAAATCATGAAAGCGTGTGGGATAGAAAATGCAATTCCAGTTCATTTCTCACGGAAGTATGAAGAACAAGATATTATAGAACTTATTGAGCAGTTTGAGAAAGCAAAAAACTAA
- a CDS encoding metallophosphoesterase, whose protein sequence is MIQKIAYITDIHIDEEFPKTLGVDSRQNWERILKDVASRNINDIIYGGDIGEKSSNSWFFETLQNYQLSISLGNHDDFSEVIKHYKIDFYKDFKELSYVQERDFFKCIFFDSSTEFISEKQLKWLKGELITPKKILLFIHHPIVEIPSIIDKKFALKGREKIQALLQEVSNDVTIFSGHYHMQDHRHYKNITQYITPAGSYQVEKDPKEIKVHSNTFGYRIIELNKDQINTDVVLF, encoded by the coding sequence GTGATTCAGAAGATAGCATATATCACCGATATACATATAGATGAAGAATTTCCTAAAACGCTCGGTGTCGACTCACGACAAAACTGGGAAAGGATTCTAAAAGATGTAGCTTCAAGAAATATTAATGATATTATCTATGGAGGAGACATTGGCGAAAAATCATCGAACTCCTGGTTTTTTGAAACACTACAAAATTATCAATTATCTATTTCTCTTGGGAATCACGATGATTTTTCTGAAGTAATAAAGCATTATAAAATTGATTTCTATAAAGATTTTAAAGAGCTTTCTTATGTTCAAGAGCGTGATTTTTTTAAGTGTATCTTTTTCGATTCTAGTACAGAGTTTATTAGTGAAAAACAGCTAAAATGGTTAAAAGGAGAGTTGATTACTCCAAAAAAAATATTGTTGTTTATTCATCATCCTATTGTAGAGATTCCCTCGATCATAGATAAAAAGTTTGCTTTAAAAGGAAGAGAAAAGATTCAGGCTTTATTGCAAGAAGTTTCTAATGATGTTACCATTTTCAGTGGGCACTATCATATGCAGGATCATCGCCATTATAAAAATATAACGCAATATATTACACCAGCAGGGTCTTATCAGGTAGAAAAAGATCCAAAAGAAATTAAAGTACACAGTAATACTTT
- a CDS encoding YfbM family protein, with amino-acid sequence MGMIGNVIRVSQEELNAFLKNSETLENKIYEDDSYEAEWFLDLDKSWDGINYILTGEIIGGLESEPNKLQRALFSFQIIDEEQDLGYGPAQYLNSNQVKETYSELEKMTDKVLKSKINGSEMNEIGIYPEIWTESESHEFLIDSFKELKEFYKKASENNEAIITYLN; translated from the coding sequence ATGGGAATGATTGGGAATGTTATCAGAGTATCTCAAGAAGAGTTAAATGCCTTTTTGAAAAACTCAGAAACTTTGGAAAATAAAATTTATGAAGATGATAGTTATGAAGCCGAATGGTTTCTCGATTTGGATAAATCTTGGGACGGAATTAATTATATTCTGACTGGAGAAATAATTGGAGGGCTTGAAAGTGAGCCTAATAAATTACAAAGAGCTCTTTTTAGTTTTCAAATTATTGATGAAGAGCAAGATCTTGGATATGGTCCCGCTCAGTATCTAAATTCGAATCAAGTGAAAGAAACATATTCTGAATTAGAAAAAATGACAGATAAAGTTTTGAAAAGTAAAATCAATGGTTCCGAAATGAATGAAATTGGTATTTATCCTGAAATTTGGACGGAATCAGAATCTCACGAATTTCTAATTGACAGTTTTAAAGAACTCAAAGAGTTTTATAAAAAAGCATCTGAAAATAACGAAGCAATAATCACATATTTGAATTAA
- a CDS encoding HD domain-containing protein — protein sequence MTQELYQKAMKFAGEKHSEQKVPGTNANYLLHISNVAMEVLMAYQADDSFDLDFAVQVAVLHDTIEDTTADFDEIKREFNSKIAVAIQALTKNESLLTKEERMKDSLTRINELQKEVGLVKIADRITNLQIPPKHWTKEKVSKYCEEAKLISESLQGKNEYLHHRLNQKISAYEKNIDLV from the coding sequence ATGACACAAGAACTCTATCAAAAAGCAATGAAATTTGCTGGAGAAAAACATAGCGAACAAAAAGTGCCAGGTACCAATGCTAATTATCTATTGCATATTTCTAATGTTGCGATGGAGGTGTTGATGGCGTATCAAGCTGATGATAGTTTTGACCTTGATTTTGCAGTTCAGGTAGCTGTTTTACACGATACTATTGAGGATACAACAGCAGATTTTGATGAAATAAAACGTGAGTTTAATAGCAAAATAGCCGTTGCTATACAAGCTTTAACTAAAAATGAAAGCTTACTGACTAAAGAAGAAAGAATGAAAGATAGCTTGACTAGAATTAATGAACTACAAAAAGAAGTTGGACTCGTTAAAATAGCCGATCGAATCACCAATCTGCAGATACCGCCAAAGCATTGGACTAAGGAAAAAGTAAGTAAATACTGTGAAGAGGCTAAATTGATATCCGAATCTCTCCAAGGTAAAAATGAATATCTCCATCATCGATTAAATCAAAAAATTTCAGCGTATGAAAAAAATATCGACTTGGTTTAA
- a CDS encoding MarR family winged helix-turn-helix transcriptional regulator, with translation MKYIEILVKLRKIIRSINLESKKIEKEFGISIPQLLVLQYLSEQEDYRASAKEIRIYINLNASTISGIISRLESKGLVAKLPKPNDKRTTYITLTAKGADVLHRSPTTLQEKTKEKLQKLTQEQIDELDRNIELLASIMDAENIDAAPLITIKEMTSEDNKSSKR, from the coding sequence GTGAAATATATTGAAATACTTGTTAAGCTACGTAAAATAATTCGATCTATTAATTTGGAAAGCAAAAAGATCGAAAAAGAGTTTGGCATTAGTATTCCGCAATTGTTGGTTCTACAGTATTTATCAGAGCAAGAAGATTATAGAGCTTCTGCCAAGGAAATTAGAATCTACATTAATCTAAATGCAAGCACCATATCAGGAATCATAAGCCGGTTAGAATCAAAAGGGTTGGTAGCAAAACTTCCGAAGCCAAATGATAAAAGAACCACATATATTACGCTTACTGCAAAAGGAGCTGACGTATTGCATCGATCTCCTACTACCTTACAAGAAAAAACTAAAGAGAAATTACAGAAACTTACTCAGGAACAAATCGACGAACTGGATCGGAACATAGAGCTATTGGCATCTATAATGGATGCAGAAAATATAGATGCTGCTCCGCTTATTACTATTAAGGAAATGACTTCTGAAGATAACAAATCTTCAAAACGATAA
- a CDS encoding lipocalin family protein — translation MKKLLLIPILFFTIISQISCNNDDDSSTQNENFETLILGKWILTGITDNGVEETLNVCDLMDSYEFNADNTAIYIEHGGNTAETCEPFEDSETWSINGSILTSQFDNSTENATILELTSTVLRLEYTEGNSGNDPDVLIFSYEK, via the coding sequence ATGAAAAAACTATTATTGATTCCTATTTTATTTTTTACAATTATATCACAAATTTCTTGTAATAATGATGACGATTCTTCAACACAAAACGAAAACTTCGAGACACTCATCCTTGGTAAATGGATCTTGACTGGGATTACAGACAACGGAGTAGAGGAAACCCTTAATGTATGTGACCTCATGGATTCTTATGAATTTAATGCAGATAACACTGCAATATACATTGAACACGGAGGAAATACCGCAGAAACATGTGAACCTTTCGAGGATAGTGAAACCTGGTCTATAAATGGTTCCATCTTAACATCACAATTTGATAACTCTACTGAAAATGCAACTATTTTAGAACTTACGTCGACAGTGCTAAGATTAGAATATACTGAGGGAAATTCTGGAAACGACCCTGACGTTTTAATATTTTCTTATGAAAAATAA